From the genome of Pseudomonas migulae:
AACACCGCGATTCTCGGGTTTTCGATCAACATCGCTGCGGGCCTGTTCAATTGATTCATGCACAAACGTTCTAGGCATCGCCCTCGCCACGGGCGTTAAATAACCCGGCAATCCGTCTCACAGGTGCAGCATGACAAGCCACAACTGGATCGACCTGGCCCAGGACGCCGACACCGGCATCGAGACGCTGCGCGCGCATTTCGAGGGCCACGCCTATGACCCGCACTGGCATGACAGCTATCTGGTGGGCGTCACCGAGCAAGGCGTCCAGCAATTCAACTGTCGGCGAGCCAGGCATCAGAGCACACCGGGCAAAGTGTTCTTGCTTGAGCCGGGTGATATTCATGACGGCGAAGCACCGACGGTCGACGGCTTCACCTACCGAATGCTGTACCTCGACCCGCAGTGGTTGCAACGCGAACTAAGCGCTGTTTTCGACAACGCACCCGATAACAGTCAGTTGAGCTTCGCCAAGACACTGGCCACCGACGTGCGACTGGCCAACGCCACCAGCCTGGCGTTTCAGGCGCTGCATCAGGGTGAACTGAAGATCGTCCGCCAGACCGCCCTCGACGGTTTGCTCGAACGCCTCACGACTCACCTGCACTGGCGCGCCCGTTATGGCGAGGACCCGCGTTTGCCCCTGGTGGCGCAGAAAGCTCGGGAGTATCTGCACGCCCATGCTCACGAGGACATCGGCCTCGATCAGCTCGCCGCCGCAACAGGCGTCGACCGCTTCCGCCTGACCCGCGCGTTCAAGGCTGCTTACGGCATGGCACCCCACGCGTATTTGGTGCAACTGCGCCTGGCCACGGCGCGGCGAATGCTGGCCCGTGGCGAACAACCGGCGGCAGTGGCGATGGCACTGGGGTTTGCCGATCAAAGCCATCTGGGGCGCTGGTTCGTACGGGCTTATGGCCTGACACCGGCGCTGTATCGCAAGCGCTGCTCAAATCTTCCAGACAGTTGATGGCGGGGTTGTGAAGATCCTTTTCAATGATCTTCACTGGAGTTTGCCTGAGATGCTGTCCTCTTTCCCGACGTTACTACCCTTCCTGCTGTTTGCGTTCGTGGCGTCGATCACGCCCGGCCCGACCAACATTCTGGTGTTGAGCAACAGCGCCCGATACGGCCTGACGGCGGCAGTGCCGATCATCTTCGGCGCCTGTGCCAGCGCAGCGACGATTGTGTTGCTGGTCGGCAGCGGCGCCGGTTCCTCGTTGACCGCTTTACCCGCCTTGCAAACTGCGATGCAGTGGATCGGCGTGGCCTGGCTGAGTTACCTGTCCTGGCAGATCTTCAGCGCCCCGGCCGAAGCCGTCACCACCCGCGACACCGATGCCCGACTCGGATTGGTGGGCGCCGCCAGCCTGCAATTGATCAACCCGAAAACCTGGATGATGGCGCTGGCCGTGGTCAGTGTCTTTGCCAGCGGCGGAGAACAGCGTCTGGTTCACGTGATGTATCTGTCGCTGGCGTTTTTCCTGATTTCCCTGCCGTGCCTTGGGGTCTGGGCGTTGCTCGGCGCGGGGTCTACGCGGTGGTTACGCTCGCCCCGGGCGATGCAACGCTTTAATCGCTGCATGGCCCTGTTGCTGTTGGGTTCGGCCTGGTTGAGTGTTTGGGTCTGAATCCCATTCGTCGGCCATTGTCGGACAATCGACGATGCGGGACTTGACGGCGAAATGGCTTTTAGTGTCTTCTGAAACCGGTTTCAGTGCCATCTCAAACGCACGAACCTTATAAATCCAATAAGAAGGTTTCAGCCCGTGAACGATTTCTCCGCCGCCCAGCGCAGCCGCGTGACCATGCTTGATGTGGCCGAACACGCCAAAGTCTCCAAGGCCAGCGTGTCGCGGTTCATCGGCGATGATCGTGCCTTGCTGTCCGATGCGACGGCGTTGCGCATCGAGCAGGCGATTGCCGAACTGGGTTATCGCCCGAACCAGATGGCCCGCGGCCTGAAACGCGGGCGCACCCGCCTGATCGGCATGCTGGTCGCCGACATTCGCAACCCTTATTCGATTGCCGTGATGCACGGGGTGGAAACCGCCTGTCGTCAGCACGGCTACAGCCTGGTGGTGTGCAACACCGACCGCGATGACGAGCAGGAATGCCAGCACCTGGCCCTGCTGCGCTCCTACAACATCGAAGGGCTGATCGTGAACACCCTCGGCCACCACCGCGACGCCTTGCAGGAACTCCATTCGGAAATGCCCCTGGTGCTGGTGGACCGCAAGGTCGAGCACCTTGAAAGCGACATGGTCGGGCTGGACAACCCGCAAGCGGTCGAGATCGCCATTGCCCACCTTGAAGAGCGCGGTTATCGCGACGTGCTGATGGTGAGCGAACCGTATGACGGCACCAGTTCGCGGATCGAACGCGCCGGCAGCTTCAAGGCGCAGATCGCTCAGCGTTCGGCGCTGCGCGGGAGGCTGATCGAAACCGGTAATGACCTCACGGCGAACCTCAAGGACTTTCTCGATTCACCCGGTCCCGGCCCGAAGGCGTTGTTTTGCGCGAACGGGATTGCGGCGCTGGCCGCTACCCATGCGCTGCGCGAGTTGAAGTGCGATCTGTTTGAAGAGATCGGTCTGATTGCCCTCGATGATCTGGATTGGTACCCGCTGGTGGGCAGTGGCATTACCGCCCTCGCCCAACCGACGGCCGAGATTGGTGCGAGTGCTTTTGAATGTTTGCTCAAGCGTTTGCGTGGGGATGACGGGCCGGTGCGGACCCTGGATTTTTCGGCGCGGTTGATTGTTAGAGGGTCCACCCAGGGACGTTTCCGGTGAATGTGATGGCCTCTTCGCGGGCAAGCCCGCTCCCACAGGAGTTGATGGTGTTCACAACACGTGGGTACGACACAAAACCTTGTGGGAGCGGGCTTGCCCGCGAAGAGGCCCGAAAGATCACCACAATCTCCATGCCATTTTTTTTGAACAAAAATGAAACCGGTTTCAGAGGTCCAGAACAATGAATAAACCACCCGTCTCCATCAGCCTCTCCAGCTACGGCGCCGATCTGGTACGCCAACGCGGCCAGGGCAGTTTCATCGAGCTGCTGGCCGCTGCCGGTGCCCACTGCATCGAATGGCGCGAAGAGTTGCTGACCCTCGAAGACCCCGCACAACTGGCCGACGCCACCCGGGCCCAAGGCCTCGAAAGCGTCTATTCCTCGCCGATGGAACTGTGGCTGGCCGGGCAGTCGAAACCCAATCCCGAATTGATCACCGCCCTGCAACGCGCCCAGGCTTTCGGCGCCAAATGGCTGAAGGTGTCCCTCGGTTATTTCACGGACACCAGCGACCTGCGGACCCTCGCCCAGATCCTCGGCAAAAGCGCCGTGCAGTTGCTGGTGGAAAACGACCAGACCTTGCACGGCGGACGCATTGAACCCTTCCAGCGCTTTTTCGCGGAAGTCGAGCAACACAAGCTGCCGATCAAGATGACCTTCGACATCGGCAACTGGCACTGGCAGGACCAGTCCGCCAGCAGCGCCGCACGCCTGCTCGGCCGCCACGTCGGTTACGTGCACTGCAAGGCCGTCTCGCGTCGGACCGACGGCAAACTGGTTGCCATACCGCCTGCCGCCAGCGACCTGCATCTGTGGGAACAACTGCTGCGACACATGGCCCAAGGCGTAATGCGGGCCGCGGAATATCCGCTGCAAGGCGACGATCTGGTGCAACTCACCACCGAGCACGTCGCCGTCCTCGCCCGCCTCGGTCAATCACGCCTGGAGAACGCTCATGCCTGAGATCGATATCCTGTCGTTCGGTGAAACCATGGCGATGTTCGTCGCTGATCAGAACGGCGACCTGGCCAACGTCGACCATTTCCACAAGCGCATTGCCGGGGCCGACAGCAACGTCGCCATCGGCTTGTCGCGACTGGGATTCAACGTGGCGTGGCTGAGCCGGGTCGGTGACGACTCGCTGGGGCGGTTCGTGATCGACACCCTGAAAAAGGAAGGCATCGATTGCAGCAACGTCGCCATCGATGCGGTCCATCCGACCGGGTTTCAACTCAAGTCGCGCACCGACGACGGCGACGACCCCATGGTCGAGTATTTCCGGCGCGGATCGGCGGCGAGTCATTTGTCGCCGCAATCGATCGTCCCCGAGCTGCTCAAGGCGCGGCACTTGCACGCCACCGGCATTCCTCCGGCGCTGTCGGAAACGGCGCGGCAAATGTCCTTCGAACTGATGACACGCATGCGTGAGGCCGGGCGCAGTGTGTCCTTCGATCCGAACCTGCGTCCGAGCCTGTGGGCCAGCACGCAACAGATGATTACCGAGATCAACCGCCTCGCCGCCCTCGCCGACTGGGTGCTGCCGGGTTTGAGCGAAGGCCGTTTGCTGACCGGCTACGAAGACCCCGCCGACATCGCGGCGTTTTACCTCGACCAGGGCGCCGAAGCCGTGGCGATCAAGCTCGGCCCCCACGGCGCGTTTTACCGCACGCATCTGGATCAAGGTTTCGTGGCGGGCGTGCCCGTGGAAACCGTGGTCGATACCGTAGGTGCCGGCGACGGTTTTGCCGTCGGCATGATCAGCGCGTTGCTGGAAAACCACAGCTTTGCCGACGCCGTGAAGCGTGCCAACTGGATTGGCAGTCGGGCGGTGCAGAGTCGGGGGGATATGGAGGGGTTGCCGACCCGTTCCGAAATGTCCGTCGAATTTGAGGCCCCCATTCGCGAGCAAGCTTTGCTCCTACAGGTTTAGCGCAATACCTGTAGGAGCGAAGCTTGCTCGCGAAGAGGCCTGCACAGTCACTGAAGATTTAAAACCGTTACCTGCTGCGACAAAAACAACAAGCTCAGGAGCATCATCATGAAAACCGCAACGCTCGCCGCCCGCCGCTGGTGGTACATCATGCCCATCGTGTTCATCACTTACAGCCTGGCGTATCTGGACCGCGCCAACTACGGCTTCGCCGCCGCCTCGGGGATGGCCGCCGACCTGATGATCACCCCGGGCCTGTCGTCG
Proteins encoded in this window:
- a CDS encoding AraC family transcriptional regulator is translated as MTSHNWIDLAQDADTGIETLRAHFEGHAYDPHWHDSYLVGVTEQGVQQFNCRRARHQSTPGKVFLLEPGDIHDGEAPTVDGFTYRMLYLDPQWLQRELSAVFDNAPDNSQLSFAKTLATDVRLANATSLAFQALHQGELKIVRQTALDGLLERLTTHLHWRARYGEDPRLPLVAQKAREYLHAHAHEDIGLDQLAAATGVDRFRLTRAFKAAYGMAPHAYLVQLRLATARRMLARGEQPAAVAMALGFADQSHLGRWFVRAYGLTPALYRKRCSNLPDS
- a CDS encoding LysE family translocator — its product is MLSSFPTLLPFLLFAFVASITPGPTNILVLSNSARYGLTAAVPIIFGACASAATIVLLVGSGAGSSLTALPALQTAMQWIGVAWLSYLSWQIFSAPAEAVTTRDTDARLGLVGAASLQLINPKTWMMALAVVSVFASGGEQRLVHVMYLSLAFFLISLPCLGVWALLGAGSTRWLRSPRAMQRFNRCMALLLLGSAWLSVWV
- a CDS encoding LacI family DNA-binding transcriptional regulator encodes the protein MNDFSAAQRSRVTMLDVAEHAKVSKASVSRFIGDDRALLSDATALRIEQAIAELGYRPNQMARGLKRGRTRLIGMLVADIRNPYSIAVMHGVETACRQHGYSLVVCNTDRDDEQECQHLALLRSYNIEGLIVNTLGHHRDALQELHSEMPLVLVDRKVEHLESDMVGLDNPQAVEIAIAHLEERGYRDVLMVSEPYDGTSSRIERAGSFKAQIAQRSALRGRLIETGNDLTANLKDFLDSPGPGPKALFCANGIAALAATHALRELKCDLFEEIGLIALDDLDWYPLVGSGITALAQPTAEIGASAFECLLKRLRGDDGPVRTLDFSARLIVRGSTQGRFR
- a CDS encoding sugar phosphate isomerase/epimerase family protein, yielding MNKPPVSISLSSYGADLVRQRGQGSFIELLAAAGAHCIEWREELLTLEDPAQLADATRAQGLESVYSSPMELWLAGQSKPNPELITALQRAQAFGAKWLKVSLGYFTDTSDLRTLAQILGKSAVQLLVENDQTLHGGRIEPFQRFFAEVEQHKLPIKMTFDIGNWHWQDQSASSAARLLGRHVGYVHCKAVSRRTDGKLVAIPPAASDLHLWEQLLRHMAQGVMRAAEYPLQGDDLVQLTTEHVAVLARLGQSRLENAHA
- a CDS encoding sugar kinase; this encodes MPEIDILSFGETMAMFVADQNGDLANVDHFHKRIAGADSNVAIGLSRLGFNVAWLSRVGDDSLGRFVIDTLKKEGIDCSNVAIDAVHPTGFQLKSRTDDGDDPMVEYFRRGSAASHLSPQSIVPELLKARHLHATGIPPALSETARQMSFELMTRMREAGRSVSFDPNLRPSLWASTQQMITEINRLAALADWVLPGLSEGRLLTGYEDPADIAAFYLDQGAEAVAIKLGPHGAFYRTHLDQGFVAGVPVETVVDTVGAGDGFAVGMISALLENHSFADAVKRANWIGSRAVQSRGDMEGLPTRSEMSVEFEAPIREQALLLQV